The following are encoded together in the Pseudomonadota bacterium genome:
- a CDS encoding GDP-mannose 4,6-dehydratase, which translates to MDDALKGKEVLVTGGLGFIGSNLSIELVRAGANVTIVDNMLPRQGGNLFNIKDIEDRVKVNFSDVRNELSMNHLVKGKDYIFHLAGQVNHVDSMRNPVQDLDINCRGTLVLLEALRQHNRSARIIFAGTRGEYGSSVKLPVDEDHPTNPKGIYAVTNLTAEKMVLVYDDIYGIKGTCLRITNTYGPRHHMAHDEYGVFNWFIRKAMDDEDIPVFGDGRILRDFLYVEDLVECMLSMTIVDAAYGKVFNIGTGIPVSFIELAKKIVEITGAGKARFTEFTQERKEVEPGDYYADISLIKRIVGWAPRVTLEEGIKKTVAFYRKYRKEYW; encoded by the coding sequence ATGGATGACGCATTAAAAGGCAAGGAAGTCCTTGTAACCGGCGGCCTGGGTTTTATCGGAAGCAATCTGTCCATAGAGCTTGTCAGGGCCGGGGCCAATGTCACAATTGTAGATAATATGCTGCCAAGGCAGGGGGGCAATCTCTTCAACATCAAAGATATTGAAGACAGAGTGAAAGTGAATTTTTCAGATGTGAGAAACGAACTTTCGATGAACCACCTTGTAAAAGGTAAAGACTACATATTCCATTTGGCAGGACAGGTGAACCATGTGGACAGCATGCGCAACCCTGTCCAGGATCTCGATATAAACTGCCGGGGGACGCTTGTGCTCCTTGAGGCATTGAGGCAACACAACAGATCCGCCAGAATAATCTTTGCCGGAACAAGAGGAGAGTATGGATCAAGTGTGAAACTCCCTGTAGACGAAGACCATCCTACAAACCCCAAGGGAATTTATGCTGTTACCAACTTAACGGCCGAAAAGATGGTGCTGGTCTATGACGATATATACGGGATAAAAGGGACATGCTTACGGATAACAAACACGTACGGACCGCGGCACCATATGGCACACGATGAATATGGCGTGTTCAACTGGTTTATACGTAAAGCAATGGATGATGAGGATATCCCCGTATTCGGTGACGGCAGGATACTCCGTGATTTCCTTTATGTGGAAGACCTTGTGGAATGTATGCTCAGTATGACAATTGTTGATGCAGCATACGGCAAAGTCTTTAATATAGGGACAGGCATACCGGTAAGTTTTATTGAGCTTGCTAAAAAGATAGTTGAGATAACAGGCGCAGGGAAGGCACGATTTACGGAATTCACACAGGAAAGAAAAGAGGTCGAGCCCGGTGATTACTATGCAGACATTTCACTGATAAAAAGGATTGTAGGGTGGGCCCCGCGTGTAACGCTTGAAGAAGGCATCAAAAAGACGGTGGCCTTTTACAGGAAATATAGAAAGGAGTATTGGTAA
- a CDS encoding glycosyltransferase family 4 protein, with product MKILQLFSDWKWTGPAEPTVSLCEALTGEGVDVTLAYRCAPLDFQERTVEKQAKDRGIKTFDEFRLNRYFSPEDWLYDIRAIKSYVAKNRIDIIHTNLSHDHFTAIFALLFSKNGPLIIRTDHKRDGMPFNRFMSWAVGRTDGLVSYSSSIMKQDMEAFRFPQESTCVIPPGVRPYNGSVRDMRDEFGIKSDEKVVGIIGRLKPDRGYGVILEAFRLLRNRMDKIKLLIMGRSSQIEQSIKQPIVKLGLKDDVILAGYWIEDYFSVISTFDLFVMMRAGSDGTARALREVMAMGKPAIVSDMGMLPELVEDGESGYVVRLDEHELAAKMEAILTDEERRNAFGIKAKQIAVEKWNFTAQAQEMKAFYEKLLVLKKKG from the coding sequence ATGAAAATTCTTCAATTATTCAGTGACTGGAAATGGACAGGGCCGGCAGAACCTACCGTGTCGTTATGTGAAGCGCTGACAGGCGAGGGAGTGGATGTAACACTGGCATACAGATGCGCCCCTTTGGATTTCCAGGAAAGAACTGTTGAAAAACAGGCAAAAGACAGAGGCATAAAAACCTTTGACGAGTTCAGGCTGAACAGGTATTTTTCTCCGGAAGACTGGCTGTACGATATAAGAGCCATAAAGTCCTATGTTGCTAAAAACAGGATTGACATAATTCACACCAACCTTTCCCACGATCACTTTACCGCGATTTTTGCACTTTTGTTTTCAAAGAATGGTCCTCTGATAATCAGGACAGACCATAAAAGAGACGGGATGCCTTTTAACAGGTTCATGTCATGGGCAGTCGGACGTACTGACGGTCTTGTGAGTTACAGCAGCAGCATAATGAAACAGGATATGGAAGCCTTCAGATTCCCCCAGGAGAGTACCTGTGTAATTCCTCCCGGGGTCAGGCCATACAACGGTTCTGTCAGGGATATGCGGGATGAATTCGGCATAAAAAGTGATGAAAAGGTCGTTGGTATCATTGGCAGACTGAAGCCCGACAGGGGGTATGGTGTCATACTTGAAGCATTCAGGCTCCTGAGAAACAGGATGGACAAGATAAAGCTCCTCATTATGGGGCGAAGTTCCCAGATAGAGCAGAGCATCAAACAGCCTATTGTTAAATTGGGTCTTAAAGATGATGTAATCCTTGCCGGTTACTGGATAGAAGATTACTTCTCGGTCATTTCGACCTTCGACCTCTTTGTCATGATGAGGGCAGGCAGCGATGGCACGGCACGGGCACTCCGGGAAGTAATGGCTATGGGGAAACCTGCCATAGTATCGGATATGGGGATGCTGCCCGAACTTGTAGAGGATGGGGAATCCGGTTATGTTGTAAGGCTCGACGAGCATGAACTTGCCGCAAAGATGGAAGCAATTTTGACTGACGAAGAAAGAAGGAATGCCTTCGGTATAAAAGCTAAACAGATTGCCGTAGAAAAATGGAATTTTACTGCTCAGGCTCAGGAAATGAAGGCCTTTTATGAGAAGCTCCTTGTATTGAAAAAGAAAGGATAA
- a CDS encoding methylenetetrahydrofolate reductase C-terminal domain-containing protein, whose amino-acid sequence MAPNHFKEILLRRDQFIYTVELVPGRGARGKVQEDILVLADKAAHGGLVHALSVTDNPGGHPALAPEVIGFEIGRMGIDPIIHFTCKDKNRNQIESILYAFDRIGIHNLLVMTGDFPLHGFEGKAKPVFDLDSVQLLHLISEMNQGLEINGKSPGKITKIAPTHMFNGCAVSPFKKLESETMAQYFKLWKKVHAGADYVITQVGFDVRKFDELLRYMHYCDIRVPVLGNVYILNLPAARVMNRKGIPGCVVTDDLFHACEEESRSPDKGKTASLERAAKQIALFRGIGYDGVHIGGLNLKYEDVEYVIGKSTELSGNWTSFIHQFDYPQPEGFYLYKKDIKTGLNSDIFSNETNHPGKSPGYALMRLFHQAVFAQSSPLYKVACSFFRTVDGTMLKGPFTEMEHLIKFVSSRCRRCGDCTLAEMAFLCPQSQCPKFLFNGPCGGSVEGWCEVFPGKRRCIYVRAYDRLKPYNEEVSLKGEYICPRNWELDQTSSWTNYFLGRDHRAETCDS is encoded by the coding sequence TCTGTCACAGATAACCCTGGCGGGCACCCTGCTCTTGCCCCTGAAGTAATCGGGTTCGAGATAGGACGGATGGGTATCGACCCAATTATTCACTTTACATGTAAGGACAAAAACAGAAATCAGATCGAATCGATTCTTTATGCCTTTGACCGGATAGGTATTCATAACCTGCTTGTCATGACCGGAGATTTCCCTCTTCACGGGTTTGAAGGGAAAGCAAAACCGGTTTTTGACCTCGATTCGGTCCAGCTTTTACACCTCATCAGCGAGATGAACCAGGGGCTGGAAATTAATGGCAAGTCTCCGGGTAAAATTACCAAAATAGCTCCAACCCATATGTTTAATGGCTGTGCGGTCTCGCCATTTAAGAAACTCGAATCCGAGACCATGGCTCAATATTTCAAGCTATGGAAGAAGGTCCATGCAGGCGCGGATTATGTCATAACGCAGGTAGGTTTTGATGTCCGCAAGTTCGATGAGCTTCTCCGTTACATGCATTATTGTGACATCAGAGTTCCCGTTCTCGGGAATGTGTATATCCTGAACCTCCCTGCGGCAAGGGTGATGAACCGGAAGGGTATTCCAGGATGCGTGGTAACGGATGACCTCTTCCACGCCTGTGAAGAGGAATCCCGCTCCCCGGATAAGGGGAAAACTGCCAGCCTTGAAAGGGCAGCAAAGCAGATCGCACTTTTCCGCGGAATTGGCTATGATGGCGTCCACATCGGGGGACTGAACCTGAAGTATGAAGATGTTGAATATGTCATCGGGAAATCAACAGAACTATCCGGTAACTGGACATCTTTTATTCACCAATTTGATTACCCGCAACCGGAAGGGTTTTACCTATATAAGAAAGACATTAAGACAGGACTGAACAGCGATATTTTCTCCAATGAAACGAATCACCCCGGCAAAAGCCCGGGCTACGCTCTTATGCGCCTTTTTCACCAGGCAGTTTTTGCGCAGAGTTCCCCTCTTTATAAGGTAGCCTGCTCGTTCTTCAGGACTGTGGACGGTACGATGTTAAAAGGACCTTTTACCGAGATGGAACATCTGATCAAGTTTGTCAGCTCCCGCTGCCGTCGTTGCGGAGATTGCACGCTGGCAGAGATGGCTTTTTTATGCCCTCAGTCGCAGTGTCCGAAGTTCCTTTTTAACGGTCCATGTGGTGGATCAGTTGAAGGATGGTGCGAAGTCTTTCCCGGAAAACGGCGCTGTATCTATGTCCGCGCCTATGACCGGCTCAAACCTTACAATGAAGAAGTATCCCTTAAAGGAGAGTATATCTGCCCACGCAATTGGGAGCTGGACCAGACATCCTCCTGGACCAATTATTTCCTTGGTCGAGACCACCGGGCAGAGACCTGTGACAGTTGA
- a CDS encoding glycosyltransferase family 2 protein, which translates to MENSKFKIQNSKSSGSVLPLSVYMITLNNGHTIEKALQSITGWAEEVIVVDSHSTDGAREIILKYTDRLYQFDTNSQRDKYQYAQDLCKNQWVLFIDADEWFTPEIKEEIAHILSTATNCNGFIVNRRNVYLGREIKHGGWYPDYEIRLYKKEKGRWEGGIHAKIHIDGKTGTLKNYYMHTPYADTAHQIRTIDRYSEAYADDLHTSGRHFHIFNMLMRPIYRFFRDYIFKRGFLDGIPGLIIIASTMYYVFMKQAKLWEMERKVKK; encoded by the coding sequence ATGGAAAATTCAAAATTCAAAATTCAAAATTCAAAATCTTCCGGTTCTGTGTTGCCCTTATCCGTTTACATGATAACCCTTAACAACGGCCATACCATAGAAAAGGCTCTTCAGAGCATTACCGGCTGGGCAGAAGAGGTGATTGTTGTTGATTCGCACAGCACGGATGGAGCCCGGGAAATTATCCTGAAATATACTGACAGACTATACCAGTTCGATACAAACAGCCAGCGGGATAAATACCAGTATGCCCAGGATCTGTGTAAAAATCAGTGGGTGCTCTTTATAGATGCCGATGAGTGGTTTACGCCGGAGATTAAAGAAGAAATAGCCCATATTCTTTCAACTGCAACCAACTGTAATGGCTTTATTGTGAACAGAAGGAATGTTTACCTCGGCAGGGAAATAAAACACGGCGGCTGGTATCCGGATTATGAAATACGGTTATATAAAAAGGAAAAGGGCAGATGGGAGGGTGGCATCCATGCAAAAATCCATATTGATGGAAAGACAGGCACCCTGAAAAATTACTACATGCATACCCCGTATGCAGACACAGCCCACCAGATAAGAACAATCGACAGATATTCCGAGGCATATGCCGACGACCTTCATACATCAGGCCGCCACTTTCACATTTTTAATATGCTTATGCGGCCCATATACCGTTTTTTCAGGGATTATATCTTTAAAAGGGGTTTTCTTGACGGCATACCCGGCCTTATCATTATTGCATCAACAATGTATTATGTGTTTATGAAGCAGGCAAAATTGTGGGAGATGGAAAGGAAAGTGAAAAAGTGA
- a CDS encoding FAD-binding oxidoreductase, translated as MISADEINQLKTILDRDRVSTGESVRELHSHDESYHAHMPPDVVVWPYSTEEVSRLVKWAYERHIPITPWGVGTSLEGNPIPVKGGMLINFQEMDKIIAIRQQDFQVDLQAGVIYKELNKVLGQHGLFFPPDPGAAATIGGMIGNNASGIRTVKYGATKDYVMRLVVVLPGGRIIHTGNRARKSSSGYNLVSLFTGSEGTLGLITEATLRLIGLPVNFMAVRATFPSVFDATNTVFQIMNSGLSPAAMEFLDEKVIRVLNKDHNLSLEEMPTLLMEFHGFSEKGLEEEMAFVEEICRENRIISIDKGIGQAERGRLWEMRHLTFESIKRSHPGLLPLIMDVAVPLSCYSEMAGYTKEQVKDLIAYVFGHAGDGNIHVVVLDNPHDKDRWNRVEEANRKIVYKALEFGGTCTGEHGVGIGKRAFLPQEHGEALEIMKILKQSIDPEGLMNPGKFFL; from the coding sequence ATGATAAGCGCTGATGAAATAAACCAATTAAAGACAATCCTTGACAGGGACAGGGTTTCCACCGGGGAATCCGTACGGGAGCTTCATTCCCATGACGAGTCGTATCATGCGCATATGCCTCCTGATGTGGTTGTGTGGCCTTACTCGACAGAAGAGGTAAGCCGCCTGGTAAAATGGGCTTACGAGAGGCATATCCCCATTACCCCCTGGGGTGTGGGAACAAGCTTAGAGGGCAATCCCATACCTGTTAAGGGTGGGATGCTGATAAATTTTCAGGAAATGGACAAGATAATTGCCATACGGCAGCAGGACTTTCAGGTGGATCTTCAGGCAGGGGTGATTTATAAGGAACTGAACAAGGTTCTTGGTCAGCACGGTCTTTTTTTTCCGCCGGATCCCGGCGCTGCTGCCACAATCGGCGGTATGATCGGTAATAATGCGAGCGGTATCCGTACTGTAAAATACGGGGCAACAAAGGATTATGTTATGAGGCTTGTTGTTGTCCTGCCGGGCGGCAGGATCATTCATACTGGAAACAGAGCAAGGAAAAGCTCCTCCGGTTACAACCTTGTATCGCTTTTTACTGGGTCGGAAGGCACGCTGGGGCTCATCACGGAAGCAACGTTAAGGCTTATCGGATTGCCGGTTAATTTTATGGCGGTCAGGGCAACCTTTCCTTCAGTCTTTGACGCAACGAATACAGTATTTCAGATCATGAATTCAGGGCTTTCGCCTGCTGCCATGGAATTCCTCGATGAAAAGGTAATCAGGGTGTTGAACAAAGACCATAATCTGTCGCTTGAGGAGATGCCGACACTGCTTATGGAGTTCCACGGGTTCAGCGAGAAGGGACTTGAGGAGGAAATGGCCTTTGTCGAGGAAATATGTCGTGAAAACAGGATTATATCCATTGATAAGGGTATAGGGCAGGCCGAAAGAGGCCGTCTCTGGGAGATGCGCCATCTTACATTCGAGTCAATTAAAAGGTCTCATCCAGGATTGCTTCCCCTGATTATGGATGTTGCCGTGCCCTTGTCCTGTTACAGCGAAATGGCAGGGTACACCAAAGAACAGGTGAAAGACCTCATTGCATATGTTTTTGGTCATGCAGGTGATGGGAATATCCACGTAGTAGTGCTGGACAACCCTCATGACAAGGACCGGTGGAACCGCGTGGAAGAAGCAAACCGGAAGATTGTATATAAGGCCCTTGAATTCGGTGGTACATGTACCGGCGAGCATGGAGTAGGCATAGGCAAGAGGGCGTTTTTACCTCAGGAGCACGGAGAAGCCCTTGAAATAATGAAGATTTTAAAACAGTCCATTGATCCTGAAGGGCTTATGAATCCGGGAAAATTCTTTCTCTGA
- a CDS encoding DegT/DnrJ/EryC1/StrS family aminotransferase: MIVKIFNLERDHEEIKSEIVGRFEDVLSNGEYILGKEVKAFEEAFAAYLGVKYAIGVNSGTDALKIGGLSTGLQRGDKIVTTPNTYISTAMSLSIHGITPLLCDIELDTYNMDPGQLDDLLKKEDNVKLCIPVHLYGHPCRMDEIREICLRHGAKILEDACQAHGAKYKDEMVGTIGDVSAFSFYPTKNLGCYGDGGIIVTDSEEIYNKAIMMRAYGQEAKHVHAIEGFNSRLDEVQAAILKLKLDLLDRWNTKRRHFAWLYRRELDDTPLVLPNEASWAYHVYHLFVVRAKQRNELVGYLSEKGVSTLIHYPTPIHLQKVYEHLGHKKGAFPKSETAAEEIISLPMYPSLKEDEVLYVSKCIREYYGL; this comes from the coding sequence ATGATAGTAAAGATATTTAACCTTGAAAGGGACCACGAAGAGATAAAGAGCGAGATCGTCGGGCGATTTGAAGATGTGCTCTCTAACGGAGAATATATCCTGGGCAAGGAAGTGAAGGCATTTGAAGAGGCCTTTGCCGCATATTTAGGGGTTAAATATGCCATAGGCGTGAACAGCGGAACGGATGCGTTGAAAATAGGCGGTCTATCTACAGGGCTTCAAAGGGGTGATAAAATTGTCACAACGCCGAATACATATATCTCAACGGCAATGAGTCTTTCCATCCACGGGATTACCCCTCTTCTCTGCGACATAGAACTCGATACGTACAATATGGACCCCGGGCAGCTTGATGACCTGCTGAAAAAAGAAGATAATGTCAAGCTTTGCATCCCCGTCCATCTCTACGGACACCCCTGCAGGATGGATGAAATCCGGGAAATATGCCTCCGGCATGGGGCAAAGATACTTGAAGATGCCTGCCAGGCCCATGGCGCTAAATATAAAGATGAAATGGTGGGGACGATAGGGGATGTCTCGGCATTCAGTTTCTACCCGACGAAAAACCTTGGCTGTTACGGCGACGGCGGCATTATTGTCACGGATTCGGAGGAAATATATAATAAGGCAATAATGATGAGGGCTTACGGACAGGAGGCAAAACATGTCCATGCCATAGAAGGTTTTAATTCAAGGCTTGATGAGGTGCAGGCAGCGATCTTAAAGCTTAAGCTCGATTTGCTCGACCGTTGGAATACAAAAAGGAGGCATTTTGCATGGTTATACAGGAGAGAGTTGGATGATACGCCACTTGTACTCCCCAACGAGGCGTCCTGGGCATACCATGTTTATCATCTTTTTGTGGTCCGGGCAAAGCAGAGAAACGAATTGGTCGGATATTTAAGCGAAAAAGGCGTCTCAACCCTCATACACTACCCCACGCCGATACACCTTCAGAAGGTATATGAACATCTCGGACATAAAAAAGGTGCATTCCCGAAATCGGAAACAGCAGCGGAAGAGATCATCTCCCTGCCCATGTATCCCTCCCTGAAAGAGGACGAGGTTTTGTATGTATCCAAGTGTATCCGGGAGTACTATGGATTATGA